CCCACGTCGACGTAGTAGGCCACCTTCTCCAAGGCGCGCCCGTTGATCAGCGGTCCCACGTCGGTCTGCGGGTCGAGCCCGTTGCCGAGGCGCAGCTTGGCCGCCCGGGCGGCCAGCCGCTCGACCACCTGGTCGTAGACCGCCTCGTGGACCAGGAGTCGGCTCGTGGCGGTGCAGCGCTGGCCGGTGGTGCCGAAGGCGCTCCAGGTCACGGCCTGCTCCACCAGGTCCAGGTCGGCGTCGTCCATGACGATGACCGCGTTCTTCCCACCCAGTTCCAGGTGGACCCGCTTCAGCTGGGCGCCGGCGACCTGGTTGACATGCCGGCCCGACTCCACCGACCCGGTGAAGGAGATCAGGTGCACGTCGGGGTGGCGCAACAGGGCCTCGCCCACCGTCTCCCCGGGGCCGTAGACCAGGTTGAGCACGCCGGGCGGCAGGCCCGCCTCCTCGAAGATCCGCACCAGCTCGTAGGCCATCCAGGGCGTGTCGGTGGCCGGCTTGAAGACCACGGTGTTGCCGGCCACCAGGGCGGGCATGATCTTCCAGGTGGGGATCGCCATGGGGAAGTTCCACGGGGTGATGGCCGCCACCACCCCGATGGGCTCCCGCACCGCCATGGCGAACTTGTCCGGCATCTCCGCCGGCGTGGTGTAGCCCAGGAGGCGCCGCCCCTCGCCCGCCATGTAGTACGCCATGTCGATGCCTTCCTGCACGTCGCCGCGGGCTTCGGGCAGCACCTTGCCCATCTCCTGGGTCATCTTGCGCGCCAGCTCTTCCTTGCGCTCGCGCAAGAGCTCGCCCACCCGGTAGAGGATCTCCGCCCGGCGCGGGGCGGGCACCTTGCGCCACTTGGCGAAGGCCGCCTTGGCGGCGGCGACGGCCTCCGCCACGTCCTCCTCGGTGCCCACCGCGGCCCGGCCCAGCACCTCGCCCGTGGCGGGGTTGACGTTGTCGACGTACCGGCCCGAGCGCGGCTCGGTCCAGCGGCCGTTGATGTAGTTCCGGTAGACGGTCACGCCGCTCCCCCCTTGGGGCCAGACTTCGCGGCCGGCGGGGGGCGATCCTGCGGCGGGGGCGGCTGGGGTGTCGCGCCGCGGCCGGCTCGCGGGGCCGCGCGGGCCGGGGCGGGGACCGGCCCGCGCGGCCCCTGCGCTGGGAACCGGCGGGGGCCGTCCTGGGTCTCACGTTCCGCCCGCTCCCGCCGAACCTCCAGCCGCCCCTTGTGCGGCCCGTCGCGCCGGCGCCGCGGAGGCCTCCAGGGCCGCGAGGAGTTCGTCCACCGTCACCGGTCGCAGCCCCCGGGCGGCCAGGCGCTGCAGCAGTTCGGGCAACGCCTGCACCGTGCCCGGCTGGGTGGCGTGGAGCATCAGGATGGCGCCGTTGTAGGCGCTGGCCGCCACCCGGGCCGCCAGCTGGTCGGGCGGCTGGGGGGGCACGTCCTGGGCGCCGATGTTCGTCCACAGCAGCACCTGGTGGTCCTCGGCATGGGCCCAGCGGAAGACGTCCGCCTCCCGCAGCGCGCCCGGGGGTCGGTAGTAGAGCGAGCGCCGGCCCGTCAACCGGGCGATCAGGGCGGCCGTGCGCCGGATCTCGGCACGGGTGGCCGCCGCACCCAGCTCCTGCGGGCTGCGATGGCTCCACCCGTGATTCTCCACCTGGTGGCCGCGGCGGGCCAGTTCCTGGACCAGCTGGGGATGCTGCTGCATCTTGGCGCCCTCGAGGAAGAAGGTGGCCTTCGCCCCCGCGGTGTCCAGGGCGTCCAGCAGGGCGGGCCAGGTGGCCGGATCCGGGCCGTCGTTGAAGGTCACCGCCACGATCCCGCCGCCGGCGCGGTCCGCCGCTCCCCGGCGCCGGGCGGCGTCCCCCGCCCCACCGGATGCCGCTCCGCGCCCGGAGGCGCCCGCTTCGATGCGGTCTCCCGCGGTCGCCTGCGGGTTCGTGATCGGGCCGCCGCCGGCGCCGTCGGCTCCCGATCCGGACGAACCGGCCCCGCCGTCGGCCGGGTCGCCGCCCGCCCCGGGCGCGCCGGCCGGGATCCGCAACCGCTGGCCGGCGCGGATGCGCGCCGGGTCGTCCAGCCCGTTGAGCCGCGCAAGCTCCTGCACGCTGACCCCGTAGCGGCGCGCGATGCGGTAGAGGGTCTCCCCCCGCTGGACCACGTGGACCGTCGGCTGCGCCGCCAGCACCGCGTCGGGACGCCGGCCGGCCGCGGCCGATGGCGCCGGGGCGTGGGCGTCCCGGGCCTCGGTGCCCCGGCCGGCCGCCAGGGCGGTGACGGCCTGGGGCGTGGCGGCCACCTCCCGCCACAGCTGCCCGGCGCCCCACCCGGCCGTGGCCGCGATCAGGAGGGCGACCACCACGGGGATCCAGGGCTCGGTGCGCCGCGGCCCACCGGGCCGGGGCGCGCCCGCCCGCCGGGCGACGGTGGGACGGTTCGCCGCCGATGGCGCGGGCTCCCTCGGGTCCGACGCCGTGCCTGACGCGGCCCCCGCGCGGGATGCCCGGGCCCGGGGTGGCTGGGCGGCGCCGGGCGACGACGGTGCGGAACGACGGGTGATCACGCCCGGCTGGCCTCCCATCGCCGTCACAGCAGCATGCCGACCACGCCGCCGATGGCGCCGAGGACGAATCCCAGCACCATGCGCGGTCCCAGGTGTGCCAGCGGTGATCCGTCCCCCGGGAACAGCCAGTGCCCGAGGACGCTGCCGACCAGCACGTAGAGCAGGCCGGCCGCCCCCCCGTGGAGCCACCCCTTGTGGTCCGCCCAGCGCGCGGCCACCAGGCCGCCGGCGGCGGTGGCCACCGTCCCCAGGTAGTAGAGCAGGGCTTCGAGCTGGTATTCGTGCAGCGCGGTGAGGTACACCGCCAGGGCCAGGACGCCCGACGCCAGCAGCACCAGCACCAGGGCGACGGCGGCGCCGACGGCCGGCGCGCGGGCGTCGAAGGGCGGGGGCGTCCGGTACCGCTCCTTGACGCCGGCTCCCTGCACGATCCGATCCCCCCTCGCCGGGACGGGTGCCGACGGGCCTCGCCGAGACGGCTGCCGACGGGGTGCGATCCCTACGGACGATGGATATGGCGGCGGGGATCGGTGTAGAACGGCGGATCAAGGGCCGAGCCGGCGCGAACGCGCCGGCTCGGCCAGGCCGTGGCCCGGGGGATCGGAGGCATGGGGCGATCGGCGTACGACCGCGACGACGGGGTCCGTGGTCCCGATCCGGCGGACCGGCCGGGGCGCTGGACCCTGCCGGTGCCACCCCGATCGAGACCCGTTCGTAGCGTGGCCGGAGGCATCTGCCGCTAGCCTAGAAAAAACCGGCCGGCAAGGCGGCCGCGGGTCGAAGCCTCTCGGTCCGCCGCCGGGGGGCCCGGCACATAGCCTCCCCGTCCAGGCGCCGGCCGCGGGTCGTCGGCCTCTGTCGCCGGCGCGCCGGGCGCGGCGGCCCGGGCACCGGCCCGCGCGGGGGAACGCCCCGGCCCGTGGACGGGGAGCCGCCACCGGCCCGGGCGCGTCGCGCCGGCCACCGGCCCGTGCGCGGCGGCCCGGGCATCGGCCCGCCCGGGGAGCGCCAACCGGCCCTGCGCGCGGGGCAGCGCCCGCCGACGCCGCCCGGTCCCCGGACGCCCTTCGGGCGTGACGGGTTGCGGGCCCGTCGCCCTCCGACCCGCGCGCAGCCCGCCCCCGCGCGCAAGCGCCGCTCAAGCGCGGCGGGCGGGCGTGCCCGTGCGACCGCCGAGGCCGGCCTCCAGCTCCTCCATCCAGCCTTCCAGGTGGGCCAGGGTCCGGCGGTCCGTGAGCTGGAGCTGCAGCGGCGTGATGGACACGTAGCCGGCGCGGACGGCGCCGACGTCGGTCTCGACGGAGGGCGGCTCCTCCACGGGTTCGCCGGCCAGCCAGTAGTACGGCCGACCGCGGGGGTCCACCCGCTTCTCGAAGCGGTCGCGATAGCTGCGCCGGCTCAGCACCGTCAGCGCCACGCCCGCCATCTGGGTCGTCGGCAGGGGCGGGACGTTGACGTTGAGCAGGACCCCGCGCGGGAGCCCCTTCTTGGCCACCATCGCGGCCAGGTGCGCCGTGAAGGCGGCGGCAGGGCCGTAGTCCGGATCGTCCCAGGCGGCCAGGCTGACGGCGATGGCGGGCACGCCCATGATCACGCCCTCGATGGCCGCCGACACGGTGCCCGAGTACAGCACGTCGAAGCCGAGGTTGCCGCCGCGGTTGATCCCGGAGATCACCAGGTCGCACGGACCGGGGAGGACCGCCAGGAGGCCAAGCTTCGTGCAGTCGGCCGGCGTCCCGTTGACCGCGTAGACCGGCGAACGGGCCCCCGGGATGTCCACGGGGTCCAGGTACAGGGGCTTGTGGAGCGTGATGGCGTGGCCCGACGCGCTGCGCTGGCGGTCGGGTGCGACCACGTAGACCTCCCAGTCCGTCCGCTCCTCGAGGATGGCGCGCAGCGCCTGGATCCCCCGGCTGTAGACGCCGTCGTCGTTGACCAGTAGTACCCGCAACGCTGGTGCCTCCCGGCCTCTCGGACTCCCGTCGCGCGCCGGCCCGCCGACGCCGCCATCCCGCGCGTCGGCGATCGCCGGTATCCGCCATGGTACCACATCGCACCGGCCCATCGCAGGCCCTGGCGGCGTGGTCCGAGCCGAAGGGGAGCGATGCGGTCGCCGGCGGACGGCGTCCCCTGACCGGGGCGCAGGCCGGTCGGGGGTGGGCCGCCCGGCCTCGTCATCCGGGCCCCTGCTGCCCGGGCTCGGCGGCGGGGCGGGTGCCGCCGGCACCGGGTCCCCGTGGGCGCCGGGGGACGGGGTGCCGCAGGTGGCAGGTGTCGTTGAGGTAGCGCAGGAGCGGCGGTCGACCCTCCCGCAGCTCGACGGCGGTGACGCTGGCGTTGTCGATGAGCAGGCGCGGGCGCAGGGTCAGCGGCAGGTCCAGCAGCCGGCAGAGCAGGGCCTTGACCGTCCCGCCATGGGCCACCACGGCCAGCTGGCGGAGCCCGGGCCGGGCGAGCCGCTCGGCGACGGCCGCCCACGCGCGCTCGCCCAGCTCCCGGAAGGTCTCCCCGCCCGTGGGCCGTCCCTCCGCCGGGTCCGCCCGGTACGCGGCGTAGTCGTCGCCGAAGCGGGCGCGGATCGTCGCCAGCGGCAGCCCCTCCCACTGGCCGAAGGACATCTCGCGCAGGCGGCCATCGGCCTCCAGCGGCACCGGCGGCCGGCGGCTCGCCGCCAGGGCGCGGGCCGTCTCAAGCGCGCGGCGGAGGTCGCTGGTGAGCACGAGGTCCAGGGGGGTGCGGGCGAAGCGCCGCGCCAGCTGGCGCGCCTGCTGTCGCCCCCGGGCCGACAGGGCCACGTCCCGCTGGCCCTGGTAGAGGCCGGCCCGGTTCCACGTCGTCTCGCCGTGCCGGATCAGATAGACGGTGATGCCCATCGCACCCTCCCGCCCCTCCTCGGGCGAGGAGACGCCGACCAACGGCGCGAGCCCGCCGGCGCGGGGCGACCCGCCGGTGCGGGCGCCGGCGGGGCCTCCGAGGGCGGTGCCGCCAGGGAGCGTCGGCGCCGGCGCCGTTCGCGGGCGGCGGGGCGGGGTCCGAGAGGAAGGTCGCGCCCGCCAAGGAATCCCCAGGGAGGAGGAGGTCGAGCCCCATGGCCCTGGAGATCCTCTGCACCGTCCCCCTCTCGCCGGAACAGGCGGCGCGCGTCCAGGCGGCGGCGCCGGGGGTACGGCTGCACCTCTTGCCCGGCCGGGTTCGTCCGGAACAGCTGGACGAGGCCTTCGCCCGCGCCGAGGTGGCCTTCCTCTTCGGGCGCGAGCTGACCGGCGCCCGCCTGGCCGCCGCCCGACGTCTCCGCTGGATCCAGTGTGCCTACGCCGGGGTCGACGCGATGCTCGGGGCGGTGCCGGAGCTCCGCTGGCACCCCGTGGTGCTGACCAACGCCCGGGGCATGCACGCCGCCACCATCGCCGACCACGTCTTCATGTTCATGCTCGCCTGGGCCCGTCGGCTGCCGGCCTACCTCGACCAGCAGCGGCGCCGGGAGTGGCGCCGTCTCCCCATGCGCGAGTTGGCCGGCGAGACCGTGGCCGTCGTCGGCCTGGGCGCCATCGGCCGCGAGGTGGCGCGGCGGGCCCGGGTGTTCGGCATGCGGGTCCTGGCCTGCCGGCGCCACCCCGCGCCGGAGGAGGGCATCGAGGCGGTGGTCGGGCCCGCCGACCTCCGCCGCATCTTGGCCCCGGCCCACTGGGTGGTGGTCAGCGCGGCGCTGACGCCGGAGACCCGCCACCTGATCGGCCGGGAGGAACTGGCGGCGATGCGGTCCGACGCCTTCCTGATCAACGTCGCCCGCGGCGCCGTGGTGGACGAACAGGCCCTGCTGGAGGCCTTGCGCCAGCGGCGCATCGCGGGCGCCGGCCTGGACGTCTTCGCGGAGGAGCCGCTTCCGCCCGACCACCCGCTGTGGACCCTGGACAACGTGCTCATCACGCCCCACAACGCGGGCGCCATGCGCGACTACACCGGCGCGGCGCTGGAGCTGTTCCTCGACAACCTGGGCCGGTTCGTCCGCGGTGAACCGCTGCGCAACGTGGTCGACAAGGAACGGGGCTACTAGGGCGTCCCGTCCGCGGCCCCACCCCGGGCCAGCCGCGCCAGGCGTCGAGCTCGCTCCTCCACCTCGTGCTCGACCCGTTCCAGGTCCACGGTGAGCAGCTCCCCGCCGTCCACCAGCACCTTGCCGTGGACCAGGACGGTGTCCACGTCCGACGCCTTGGCGGAGTAGACCACCAGGCTGGTCAGGTCGTGGCGCGGGCGCAGGTGCGGCGCCCGCAGGTCGAGGACGACGATGTCCGCCAGATAGCCGGGCGCCAGGCAGCCCAGGCGGTCGAAGCCCAGGGCGCGGGCCCCGCCCACCGTGGCCATGCGCAGGACCTGCCACGCCGGCAGGACGGTGGCGTCGTACCGGCTCACCTTCTGCAGGCTGGCCGCCAGCCGCATCTCCTCGAAGAGGTCCAGGTGGTTCGTGCTGGCGGCGCCGTCGGAGGCCAGGCCGACCGTCACGCCGGCGGCCAAGAGGTCGGGCACCGGCGCGATGCCGCTGGCCAGCTTGCAGTTGGAGATCGGGTTGTGGGCCACCGCCACGCCGTGTTCCGCGAGAATCGCGATGTCGTCCGCGTCCACGTGCACGCAGTGGGCGGCCAGGGTCGGGTGCTGGAAGACGCCCAGGTCGGCGAAGTGGCGGATGGGGCTCTTGCCGTACTGGGCGCGGATCTGCTCCACCTCGGCCCGCGTCTCCGCCAGGTGGGTGTGGATGGGACAGCCCAGGGCGGCCGCCGCCTCGAGCACCCGGGCGAGGAAGGGCGGTGGGCAGGTGTAGGGGGCGTGGGGCGCCAGGGCGCAGCGGATGCGGCCGTCGCCGGCCCCCTGGAACGACGCCACCAACGCCTTGCCCTCGGCCAGGGCCTGGTCGGCGCCGGGGGCCACGCCGATCAAGCCCCGGGAGAGGTGGGCCCGGACCCCGGTCTCCACCACCGCCTGGGCCACCCGATCCATGAAGAAGTACATGTCGGCGAAGGTGGTGACCCCCGCCAGCAGCGACTCGGCGATGGCCAGGAGCGTCCCCCAGTAGACGTCGTCCCCCGTCAGGTGGGCCTCGGCCGGCCAGATGTGCCGTTCGAGCCAGGGCATGAGGGGCACGTCGTCGGCGTAGCCGCGCAACAGCGACATGGCGTGGTGGGTGTGGGCGTTGACCAGGCCGGGCAGCACGGCCTTGTCGCGGGCGTCGATGCGGCGGGTGGGCTGCCAGGCGGGATCGAGCCCGTCCCGCGGGCCCACGTAGGCGATGCGCTCGCCCTCGATGGCCACCACGCCGTCTTCCACCACCTGGAAGGGGCCGTCGCCCTCGCCGGCGAACACCCAACCCCCTTCGATCAGCACCCGTGACGGCATCGCCGCCTCCTCCCTCCTCCCCGGGTCCGTCCGCGCCCGATGCGGAACCCCGCGTCCCCCCTGCGCCGTCCCCGACCCGCCGGCGGGCGGCGGCCGGACCTTCCGGCGTGGTTCGGCGCCGCCGCGCGGTCCCGCCCCGGACGTCGGCGGAGCCGCTCCCGCCCCTGCGGATGCGCCGGATCGGCCTGGGCGGACGGCGGGGCGCGGGTCGCGGGGTCCCGTCGATCCGGCCCTCAGGCCGTCCCCTCCCGCCAGCTGGCGAGATAGGCCACCTGCTCCGGACGGAGCCGGTCGATCCGGATGCCGCGCGCCTCGAGGTGGAGCGATGCCACCTCGCGGTCCAGCGCCTCCGGCAACGGATGGACCCCCGGACCCAGCCGGTCCGCCTCGCGGTCGACCCACTCCAGGGCCAGCAGCTGGAGGCCGAAGGAGAGGTCCATGATCTCCGCGGGGTGCCCGTCGCCGCCGGCCAGGTTGACCAGCCGCCCGTCGGCCAGGAGGTGCAGCCGCCGCCCGTCGTCGAGGACATAGGTGCGGACGCCGGGTCGCCCCTCCTCGACGCGTCGCGCCAGCGCCTCGAGATCGGGCTTGCGGATCTCCACGTCGAAGTGGCCCGCGTTGGCCAGGAGGGCGCCGTCCTTCATGCGGCGGAAGTGCTCGGCCACCAGGACGTCGCGGCAACCGGTGACGGTGACGAACACGTCGCCGAGGGCCGCGGCCTCCGTGGACGGCATCACCTGGTGGCCGTTCATCAGGGCCTCGTTGGCTCGGATCGGGTCGACCTCGCAGACGATCACCCGCGCCCCGAGGCCGCGGGCCCGCTCGGCCACGCCCTTGCCGCACCAGCCGTAGCCGCAGACCACGACGGTCTTCCCCGCCACCACCAGGTTCGTCAGCCGCATGATGCCGTCCCAGACCGACTGGCCCGTGCCGTAGCGGTTGTCGAAGCGCTGCTTCATGCGCGCGTCATTGGTGGCCACCATGGGGAAGGCCAGGACGCCGTCCCGCGCCATGGCCTGCAGGCGCAGGACGCCGGTGGTGGTCTCCTCGGTGCCGCCCCGGACGGAGCCGAGGCGGTCCCGGCGACGGGTGTGCAGGTGCGCCACCAGGTCGCCGCCGTCGTCCAGGACCAGGTGCGGCCCGAAGGCGACGGCGTCGTCGAGGAAGGCCGCGTACTCCGCGGGGGTGGCGCCGTGCCAGGCGTAGACCGCCACCCCCGCCTCGGCCAGGGCGGCGGCCACGTCGTCCTGGGTCGAGAGCGGGTTGGAGCCGCAGATCGCCACCTGCGCCCCCGCGCGGTGCAGGGCCAGGGCCATCCGCGCCGTCTTGGCCTCCAGGTGCAGGCAGATGGCGATCCGGCGCCCGCGCAGGCTCCCGCATTCGGCCAGCCGCCGCTCGAGGGCGGCCACCACGGGCATGTGCGGTTCGACCCACCGGATCTTCTGCCAGCCGGATGCGGCGCGGCCGGGGTCGCGGATCCGGCTGGGCGGCGGGCTGGCGGCGGCCGTCACGACTGCGTCTCCCCCGACGGGTGGGGGCCCTGGGCCGCGGGGATGCGGAGCGGGGCCGGCGTGGCCACGCAGCGGCAGGTGGGCGCGGCGGCCAGCGCGGGCAGGGCCTCGAGGATCAGCCGCCGCAGGTTGGCGCCGTTGGCCGCCATGACCTCCAGCACCTCCTCATGGGTCAGCGGCTGGCCCGCCATGCCCGCGGCGTAGTTGGTGACCATGGCCACCGTGGCGTAGCACAGCCCGGCCTCCCGCGCCAGCACCACCTCGGGCACGCTGGTCATGCCCACCACGTCGCCCCCCAGGCGCTCGAACATGCGGATCTCGGCGGGCGTCTCGAAGCGGGGGCCCTCGGTGCACACGTACACGCCGCCGTTGGTGACCGCCAGGCCCAGGGCGGCACCCGCCTCGGCGAGACGGGCCCGGATCTCCGGGCAGTAGGGCTCGGTGACGTCGACGTGGACGACCCCCTGCTCGCCCCCCTCGAAGAACGTGGCGACCCGGTTCTTCGTGAAGTCCAGGAACTGGTCCACCAACACGAAGTGCCCGGGGGCCAGCGCCCGGCGCAGGGAGCCCACGGCCGCCGTGGCCACGACCCGTCGTACCCCCAGGGCGGCCAGGGCGTAGATGTTGGCGCGGTAGTTGATCCGGTGGGGTGGCACCGTGTGCCCGGCGCCGTGCCGGGCCAGGAACACCACCTCCAGGCCGCGGAACGTCCCGATTCGGACCGTCGCGCGGCCGTAGGGCGTCACCACCGTCTCCTCCCGCACGTCCTCGAGGATCGCGGGGTCGTAGACCCCCGTCCCGCCGATGATGGCCAAGCGCACGGACCGGTTCCTCCCTTCGCCACCGTCGCCGGTCGGAGCCGAGGCTCCGGTGGTGCTGCCCGCCGCCTCTCCGCCGGCGCCCACCGCCGGGCCGGTCGCCGCCGGCGGCCCCCCACCCTCCCGGCGCATGGCCTCGACCAGGCGCTCCAGCGAGCGCAGCAGCCCCTGCCGATCCGCCGGCTCCAGGTGGGCCAGGACCCGCGCCAGGTAGGCGCGGCGCGCCTCCAGTACCGCGTCCATCAGCTCGCGGGCGCGGGGCAGCAGGCGCAGCCGGATCACCCGCCGGTCGTCGGGGTCGCGCACCCGCTGGACCAGTTGCTGCCGCTCCAGGCGGTCCACCAGATCGGTGACCGTGCTGGAGGCCAGATAGAGGTGCTGGCAGAGCTCCCCCATGGTCAGGTCCGGGTGGCGCATCAGGACCAGGAGGGCGTCGAACTGGGGCGGGGTGATGTCGAAGCGCTCCAAGATGGCGCGGCCGTGATGCCGGACCAGCGTGGCCACCGCCCGCAGGTGCTGCTCGGCGGCCGCGACCAGTCCGTCGCCGCATCCCTCGTCCCTTCGGGTCATGGGTGGCCTCCGTGCCGCCGGACCGGGGCGGTTGGGGCGGGGCGTGCGCCGCGCTGCGCGAGGGCGCCACCGGTCCCACCGCCGCGGGTGCGGACCTGGCGGCCGCGCCGGCGGCGGCGCCGCCCGTGGCCCAGCCCCCGTCCGGTCTCGCCTGCCCTGCGGTCGGGGATCTCAGCCGCGGTCGTACAGCCAGGCTTCCCTATGATTTTCCCAGTCCAGCAGCTCATCCTGCCGGAACCAGAGGTCGATCTCCCGCCGGGCGCTCTCGACGGAGTCGCTGCCGTGCACCAGGTTGAAGCCGATGTCGTTGGCCAGGTCGCCGCGGATGGTGCCCGGCGCCGCCTTGGCGCCGTCGGTGGGTCCGAGGAGGTTGCGCACCACGGCCACCGCCTCGCGGCCCTCCCAGACCATGGCCACCACCGGCGCCGAGGTGATGAAGCGGATCAGGCCCGGGAAGAACGGCTTGCCCTCATGGGCGGCGTAGTGGCGGCGCGCCAGCTCCTCGCCGACCCGCACCATCTTCAGCGCCACCAGCTTGAGGCCCTTGCGCTCGAGGCGTGCGATGATCTCGCCCACCAGGCCGCGCTGCACGCCGTCGGGCTTGACCATCACGAAGGTACGCTCCACAGGGCATCCTCCTTCGCTCGCGTCGGTCGCCCCCGTCCGCTGCCGGCGCGATGCAAGACCCCGGGGCGGTGCGGCGCCGGGCGGCCCGGACGCAAAAAAAGAAGTGCGGTCGAACCGCACTTCCGCCGCCCCGGCCGGGGTCCGCCCGTCACCAGTCAACCGGCGGCATCCCGGCGCAGGGCCACCGGCTGCAGCTTCGGGGTGTCGTGCTCGTCCAGGATGCCGCGCTGGGTCTCCGTCGCCGCGACGCGGCCCGCCCGCAGGTGCTCGAAGATGTAGTGGCACGCGTCCCACGGGTCGACGTGGTCGCCGCAGGTGAAGACGTCGATGGCGGCGTAGCCCAACTCCGGCCACGTGTGGATCGTCAGGTGGGACTCGGAGATCACCACGACCCCACTGACGCCCTGGGGGGCGAACTTGTGGAAGGCGACCTGACGAATCTCGGCCCCGGCGGCCAGCGCCGCCTCAACCATGATCGACTCCACCAGGTTCACGTCGTCCAGCACCGCCGGGTCGCAATCGTAGGCCTCGGCCAGGATGTGCCGCCCAAGCGCCCGCATGCGCCTCGCCCCCTTTTCGTGACCGAGTTTCACAACCTTTCCGCCGCCAGACGGCGTCAGATTCGGGAATCCAAAAGCACAAAAGCGGATTCCCCGGCTGGTCCCGCGAGAACCAGGATTCATTGTAGCAACCTGCCCCGCCGTGTCAACAACGGGGAGCCGGTTCGACCGGGCCCCGTCCCGGCGGGTCGGCCCCCGCCTCCCCCGCCACCAGGGCGAGGAGCAGGGTCGCCCCGTAGACCAGGGTGGTGGCGGCGGCCACGATCCCGCTGTCGTTCAGCACCAGGGCGGCCAGGCTACCCGCCCCCACCGCCGCCAGGCCGCGCACCGCCTCGGGTACCCTGCGCTCCAGCCGTCGGATCACGGCGGCGCGGCGATAGATGACGAAGGCGTAGACGAAGACCAGCATGACAAATAGGTAGCTCCAGTTGGTGTAGCGCATCAGCCGCAGGTTCATCGCCACCTTGCGGCCCACCACGTCCGCCAGCGCCTCCGGTCCCACGCCCCGCACCTGCTCCCACGTGGTCAGGACGTGACTCGCCCCCATGCCCATCTGTCGGTCCAGCAGCGCCATCAGCAGGCCCACGCCGACGGGCACGGCCAGGAGGACCAACACCGCTCCCGCCCGCCGCCGCAGGGACCGGTGGGCCGCCAGGCTCGCGGCCAGGGTTGGACCGCAGGCGGCGACGGCGGCCGACAGGGCGCCGCCGAAGTTGCTGCCCTGCCGCGGATCGGCCAGCAGCAGCGCCACCGCCGCCAGGCTGAGGGGAACGGCCCGGGAAGCCGCGGCGGTGCCCCCGGCTGCGAGGCCGCGGCGGGACGGCTCCGGCGGCGCCGGGGCCGTCCCGCCGCCCGCCTCCCTCCCCCCGTGCTGGCGGCGCCGGCCTTCGGCCCAGGCCGCCGCGGCCACCGCGGCGGCACCGATCAGCACGCCCATGTACTCGTTGCCGAGGCCGTAGTAGCGGGCGCCGCCGATGGGCGAGTACCCGAAGGGCGTGAGCTGCGCCAACCATCCCCCCGCCAGGAGGTCGGCGACGACGACGGCCACCGTCCACGCGCCCACGGCCCCGAAGGCCGCCACGGGGTTCGCCGTCAGGCGCCGTGCGGCGGCGGCCGCGGCCAACGCCAGCCCGGCGGCCAGGACCACCGACGGCGCCCCCGACC
The sequence above is drawn from the Thermaerobacter sp. FW80 genome and encodes:
- a CDS encoding aldehyde dehydrogenase family protein → MTVYRNYINGRWTEPRSGRYVDNVNPATGEVLGRAAVGTEEDVAEAVAAAKAAFAKWRKVPAPRRAEILYRVGELLRERKEELARKMTQEMGKVLPEARGDVQEGIDMAYYMAGEGRRLLGYTTPAEMPDKFAMAVREPIGVVAAITPWNFPMAIPTWKIMPALVAGNTVVFKPATDTPWMAYELVRIFEEAGLPPGVLNLVYGPGETVGEALLRHPDVHLISFTGSVESGRHVNQVAGAQLKRVHLELGGKNAVIVMDDADLDLVEQAVTWSAFGTTGQRCTATSRLLVHEAVYDQVVERLAARAAKLRLGNGLDPQTDVGPLINGRALEKVAYYVDVGQEEGARLVVGGRPATEGELARGFFFQPTIFADVTPDMRIANEEIFGPVLAIIKVRSLEEAIAINNGVQYGLSSAIFTRDVRNAFVAMRDLATGICYVNHGTIGAEIHLPFGGMRATGNGHREAGLAALEVYTEWKAIYVDFSGRLQRAQIDEVKIEDIG
- a CDS encoding polysaccharide deacetylase family protein, coding for MITRRSAPSSPGAAQPPRARASRAGAASGTASDPREPAPSAANRPTVARRAGAPRPGGPRRTEPWIPVVVALLIAATAGWGAGQLWREVAATPQAVTALAAGRGTEARDAHAPAPSAAAGRRPDAVLAAQPTVHVVQRGETLYRIARRYGVSVQELARLNGLDDPARIRAGQRLRIPAGAPGAGGDPADGGAGSSGSGADGAGGGPITNPQATAGDRIEAGASGRGAASGGAGDAARRRGAADRAGGGIVAVTFNDGPDPATWPALLDALDTAGAKATFFLEGAKMQQHPQLVQELARRGHQVENHGWSHRSPQELGAAATRAEIRRTAALIARLTGRRSLYYRPPGALREADVFRWAHAEDHQVLLWTNIGAQDVPPQPPDQLAARVAASAYNGAILMLHATQPGTVQALPELLQRLAARGLRPVTVDELLAALEASAAPARRAAQGAAGGSAGAGGT
- a CDS encoding TIGR04086 family membrane protein, with protein sequence MQGAGVKERYRTPPPFDARAPAVGAAVALVLVLLASGVLALAVYLTALHEYQLEALLYYLGTVATAAGGLVAARWADHKGWLHGGAAGLLYVLVGSVLGHWLFPGDGSPLAHLGPRMVLGFVLGAIGGVVGMLL
- the surE gene encoding 5'/3'-nucleotidase SurE — translated: MRVLLVNDDGVYSRGIQALRAILEERTDWEVYVVAPDRQRSASGHAITLHKPLYLDPVDIPGARSPVYAVNGTPADCTKLGLLAVLPGPCDLVISGINRGGNLGFDVLYSGTVSAAIEGVIMGVPAIAVSLAAWDDPDYGPAAAFTAHLAAMVAKKGLPRGVLLNVNVPPLPTTQMAGVALTVLSRRSYRDRFEKRVDPRGRPYYWLAGEPVEEPPSVETDVGAVRAGYVSITPLQLQLTDRRTLAHLEGWMEELEAGLGGRTGTPARRA
- a CDS encoding histidine phosphatase family protein, with protein sequence MGITVYLIRHGETTWNRAGLYQGQRDVALSARGRQQARQLARRFARTPLDLVLTSDLRRALETARALAASRRPPVPLEADGRLREMSFGQWEGLPLATIRARFGDDYAAYRADPAEGRPTGGETFRELGERAWAAVAERLARPGLRQLAVVAHGGTVKALLCRLLDLPLTLRPRLLIDNASVTAVELREGRPPLLRYLNDTCHLRHPVPRRPRGPGAGGTRPAAEPGQQGPG
- a CDS encoding D-2-hydroxyacid dehydrogenase yields the protein MALEILCTVPLSPEQAARVQAAAPGVRLHLLPGRVRPEQLDEAFARAEVAFLFGRELTGARLAAARRLRWIQCAYAGVDAMLGAVPELRWHPVVLTNARGMHAATIADHVFMFMLAWARRLPAYLDQQRRREWRRLPMRELAGETVAVVGLGAIGREVARRARVFGMRVLACRRHPAPEEGIEAVVGPADLRRILAPAHWVVVSAALTPETRHLIGREELAAMRSDAFLINVARGAVVDEQALLEALRQRRIAGAGLDVFAEEPLPPDHPLWTLDNVLITPHNAGAMRDYTGAALELFLDNLGRFVRGEPLRNVVDKERGY
- a CDS encoding amidohydrolase; the protein is MPSRVLIEGGWVFAGEGDGPFQVVEDGVVAIEGERIAYVGPRDGLDPAWQPTRRIDARDKAVLPGLVNAHTHHAMSLLRGYADDVPLMPWLERHIWPAEAHLTGDDVYWGTLLAIAESLLAGVTTFADMYFFMDRVAQAVVETGVRAHLSRGLIGVAPGADQALAEGKALVASFQGAGDGRIRCALAPHAPYTCPPPFLARVLEAAAALGCPIHTHLAETRAEVEQIRAQYGKSPIRHFADLGVFQHPTLAAHCVHVDADDIAILAEHGVAVAHNPISNCKLASGIAPVPDLLAAGVTVGLASDGAASTNHLDLFEEMRLAASLQKVSRYDATVLPAWQVLRMATVGGARALGFDRLGCLAPGYLADIVVLDLRAPHLRPRHDLTSLVVYSAKASDVDTVLVHGKVLVDGGELLTVDLERVEHEVEERARRLARLARGGAADGTP